In Flavivirga abyssicola, the following are encoded in one genomic region:
- a CDS encoding beta-galactosidase produces MKKKIQKLLFVFVVLLGIQHTCFAQLEQTALEKISALEALINEAETKGIDVLKEKMTVRTAQVFLEYANWDENNITINTGYFDRVSIYKSNAATLANDLPDFERSEVILMLDEAIATANKLISGEIKRKPSPKVDWADVSISGNQILFQGKPVFMNDYSWKPSIPKLTDFFGNKDGVFMTPQDVFNDSGSIRSSLLNNINGKTNSTFGFIFLNHKGVPGWAETKYGPGFRMREDTFTAYDIDNPGAREMQSFLLEGTVPLMKGKKYTDLGYMLCNEPHFITTKDGTNDVWASGPVSEHSITKFKSWLQTKHASIANLNTLWGTSFPSFNDVTIDIPIEKALKGTPKWYDWQRFNMDRVTEWYQFLKDEINKHDPEAKVHIKLIPGMWTGNRRDHGLDFEALTELSTIIGNDAASHNSYMWGPKQEWESRYNFEWREMCMSYDFFKSVNPNSINFNSEGHFLSTTRFRDLYLKPSYARMAHWLAYIQGLNVVQTWLWARQDDGNGNLSIKSQAGSGYAGSNNQQPRIVNALEATVIDLNAHSEHIAALQNVRKSIRIFNTNTTGINKDGNMDDTFHLYESLFFDGLSIGFATENIIRKQNNSLWDAILVYKTDFATDEEFNALQEYLDGGGTVIIDAVSLKKDEYGRTRSTTLNTNSGGMIISASDVSDFANKAKNVADTKQRFPNITLSETNDLGLKGCMWRAYTSSDDKEIISIVNIGKTKASITLGLKGASNAIICENLLTGEKLDANFEMNPEDVLLLQVREKTAEDSQFTIGVNGETCPDKKNGKISIVADVEQNYEVAFNGTNTSFNRELVLENIVPGTYDLCISVVGNTFSQCYTLEVESSSEITGKSSYNANKISVEIEEGTAPFTVDVNGELVYETYSDSFSLEVNHGDVMQVKSSKSCEGTFTKTVNFSGHIKAFPNPTKGMVEYMIPTKEKQVTVNVYNIQSQLISSKVYPIESGKVHLNLKDKPVGIYFAKVLLNEPINIKIIKN; encoded by the coding sequence ATGAAAAAGAAAATACAAAAACTTTTATTTGTTTTCGTTGTTTTATTGGGCATTCAACATACGTGTTTTGCTCAATTGGAACAAACCGCTTTGGAAAAAATTTCAGCACTAGAGGCTTTAATTAATGAAGCAGAAACTAAAGGTATAGATGTTTTGAAGGAGAAAATGACAGTAAGAACTGCACAGGTGTTTTTAGAATATGCCAATTGGGATGAAAATAACATTACAATTAATACAGGCTATTTTGATAGAGTCTCAATTTATAAAAGTAATGCTGCTACATTGGCAAATGACCTTCCGGATTTTGAGCGAAGTGAAGTTATTTTAATGTTAGATGAAGCCATTGCAACAGCAAATAAATTGATTAGTGGCGAAATTAAAAGAAAGCCAAGTCCAAAAGTAGATTGGGCCGACGTTTCTATTAGTGGGAATCAAATTTTGTTTCAAGGGAAACCCGTTTTTATGAATGATTATTCTTGGAAACCTTCTATTCCAAAGCTAACAGATTTTTTTGGAAACAAAGATGGTGTTTTTATGACACCTCAAGATGTGTTTAATGATTCGGGGTCAATTAGATCATCATTACTGAATAACATAAACGGTAAAACTAATAGTACTTTTGGATTTATTTTTTTAAATCATAAAGGGGTTCCGGGTTGGGCAGAAACAAAATATGGACCAGGTTTCAGAATGCGTGAAGATACCTTTACAGCTTATGATATAGATAATCCTGGAGCACGTGAAATGCAAAGCTTTCTTTTGGAAGGTACAGTACCTTTAATGAAGGGCAAAAAATATACAGACTTAGGTTATATGCTTTGTAATGAACCCCATTTTATCACCACAAAAGATGGAACTAATGATGTATGGGCTTCGGGTCCTGTCTCAGAGCATTCAATAACAAAGTTTAAATCTTGGTTACAAACAAAACATGCCTCTATAGCAAACTTAAATACGTTGTGGGGAACAAGTTTTCCTTCATTTAATGACGTAACTATAGATATTCCTATTGAAAAAGCATTGAAAGGTACTCCTAAATGGTACGATTGGCAACGCTTTAACATGGATAGGGTTACTGAATGGTATCAATTTTTGAAAGATGAAATAAATAAACATGACCCGGAAGCAAAAGTGCATATTAAATTAATACCTGGTATGTGGACAGGTAATAGAAGAGACCATGGGTTAGATTTTGAAGCACTTACAGAGCTTAGTACTATTATTGGTAATGATGCAGCTTCTCATAATTCATATATGTGGGGACCAAAACAAGAATGGGAGTCACGCTATAATTTTGAGTGGAGAGAAATGTGTATGTCTTATGATTTTTTCAAATCAGTAAACCCTAATAGTATTAATTTTAACTCAGAGGGACACTTTCTTTCAACAACCAGATTTAGAGATTTATACCTAAAACCTTCTTATGCTAGAATGGCTCATTGGTTAGCTTATATTCAAGGACTAAATGTCGTGCAAACATGGCTTTGGGCTAGACAAGACGATGGAAATGGTAATTTGTCCATTAAATCTCAAGCAGGAAGCGGGTATGCCGGATCAAATAATCAACAGCCTAGAATAGTTAATGCGTTAGAGGCTACTGTTATTGACTTGAATGCGCATTCTGAACATATTGCCGCACTTCAAAATGTAAGAAAATCGATTAGAATATTTAATACAAATACAACTGGAATCAATAAGGACGGAAATATGGATGATACGTTTCATTTATATGAGTCGTTGTTTTTTGATGGTCTTTCTATTGGATTTGCCACAGAAAATATTATTAGAAAGCAAAATAATTCGCTTTGGGATGCTATTCTAGTTTATAAAACTGATTTTGCTACTGATGAGGAGTTTAATGCTTTACAAGAATATTTAGATGGAGGAGGTACCGTTATTATAGACGCCGTGAGTCTTAAAAAAGATGAGTACGGAAGAACACGAAGTACTACTTTGAACACCAACAGTGGAGGCATGATTATTTCTGCTTCAGATGTATCTGATTTTGCTAATAAAGCCAAAAACGTTGCCGACACAAAACAAAGGTTTCCAAATATTACGTTGTCAGAAACTAATGATTTAGGTTTAAAAGGATGTATGTGGAGAGCTTATACGAGTTCAGATGATAAAGAAATTATATCTATAGTTAACATTGGAAAAACCAAAGCATCAATAACTCTTGGTTTAAAAGGCGCTTCAAATGCCATAATTTGCGAGAACCTTCTAACAGGAGAAAAGTTAGATGCTAATTTTGAAATGAATCCAGAAGACGTTTTGCTTTTGCAAGTAAGAGAGAAAACAGCTGAAGATAGTCAATTTACTATAGGTGTAAATGGTGAAACTTGCCCTGATAAAAAAAATGGAAAGATTAGTATTGTTGCAGATGTAGAACAAAACTATGAAGTTGCATTTAACGGTACCAATACAAGTTTCAATAGAGAACTGGTCTTGGAAAATATTGTTCCAGGAACTTATGATTTGTGTATTTCTGTTGTAGGCAACACTTTTAGTCAATGCTATACGTTAGAAGTTGAATCATCATCAGAAATCACAGGAAAATCTTCATATAATGCTAACAAAATTTCGGTTGAAATAGAAGAAGGAACGGCGCCTTTTACGGTTGATGTTAATGGTGAATTGGTTTATGAAACGTATTCTGATTCTTTCTCTTTAGAAGTTAATCATGGTGATGTCATGCAAGTAAAATCCAGTAAGTCTTGTGAAGGGACATTCACTAAAACCGTTAATTTTTCGGGCCATATTAAAGCATTCCCTAATCCAACAAAAGGAATGGTGGAGTATATGATACCAACTAAAGAAAAACAGGTAACTGTAAATGTATATAATATTCAATCGCAGTTAATCTCTTCAAAAGTATATCCTATAGAATCAGGTAAAGTTCATTTAAATTTAAAAGATAAACCAGTTGGAATTTATTTTGCGAAAGTATTATTAAATGAACCTATCAATATTAAAATTATAAAAAACTAG
- a CDS encoding outer membrane beta-barrel protein, with protein sequence MKSLKNFHEYLRSKSDVSKNLFFILAIALIIPTTTIAQSQMVTGLGIKAGLNYNANGDYVESINTNVDNPDRNIGYHIGLFGKIGNNRLYFKPELVYTATKSDYSDDSFEMQKIDAPLLVGTRIIGPISIFGGPSLQYILDTEFDGISINNIENDFSVGLNFGVGFTLKKIGIDLRYERGFSKNEATFLNNNNVNISRLDTRPDQLILSLSVIL encoded by the coding sequence ATGAAAAGTTTAAAAAACTTTCACGAATACCTTAGAAGTAAAAGTGACGTGAGCAAAAATCTATTTTTTATTTTGGCAATTGCCTTAATCATTCCTACTACAACCATAGCACAGAGTCAAATGGTAACCGGTTTAGGAATTAAAGCTGGATTAAATTACAATGCTAATGGTGATTATGTTGAATCTATTAACACAAACGTAGATAATCCAGACAGAAATATCGGGTATCATATTGGTTTATTTGGAAAAATTGGAAACAATAGACTTTATTTCAAACCGGAGTTAGTTTATACTGCTACAAAAAGTGATTATAGTGACGATAGTTTTGAGATGCAAAAAATTGATGCTCCTTTATTAGTTGGTACAAGAATAATAGGACCTATTAGTATATTTGGTGGGCCATCTCTTCAATATATTTTAGACACTGAATTTGACGGTATTTCTATTAATAATATTGAAAATGATTTTTCTGTTGGTCTTAATTTTGGTGTTGGATTTACTCTTAAAAAAATAGGCATAGACTTACGTTATGAGAGGGGCTTTAGCAAAAATGAAGCTACTTTTTTGAATAATAACAATGTTAACATTAGTAGACTTGATACAAGACCAGATCAATTGATTTTAAGTTTATCTGTTATTTTATAA
- a CDS encoding shikimate kinase, translated as MILVLIGYMASGKSTLGRILGKKLNYDFIDLDDYIEEKEQLSVSDIFKSKGEIYFRKKETFYLKELLDNKTNLILSLGGGTPCYSNNMDLLINKPNIKSVYLKASIPTLITRLKNEKSKRPLIAHIETDELLAEFIGKHLFERSQFYNLSEIILTTDNKKEEDLIEELVLKLF; from the coding sequence ATGATTTTAGTTTTAATTGGGTATATGGCTTCGGGGAAGTCTACTTTAGGAAGAATTTTAGGAAAGAAATTAAACTATGATTTTATAGACCTAGATGATTATATAGAAGAAAAAGAGCAATTATCAGTAAGTGATATTTTTAAATCTAAAGGAGAGATCTATTTTAGAAAGAAAGAAACATTTTATCTAAAGGAACTTTTAGATAATAAAACGAATTTAATTTTATCATTAGGAGGAGGCACCCCATGCTACAGTAATAACATGGATTTACTCATAAATAAACCCAATATAAAGAGCGTTTATTTAAAAGCTTCAATACCTACTCTGATAACAAGGTTGAAAAATGAAAAGAGTAAACGTCCACTAATAGCCCACATTGAAACAGATGAATTACTGGCAGAGTTTATCGGAAAACACCTTTTTGAGCGTTCTCAGTTTTATAACTTATCTGAAATTATTTTAACAACCGATAATAAAAAAGAAGAAGATCTAATCGAAGAATTAGTTTTAAAACTATTCTAA
- a CDS encoding RNA-binding S4 domain-containing protein encodes MRIDKYLWCIRYYKTRTLATTACKKGQVRVNQEIVKPSREVYPLDTIELRKNQINYKLTVNDIPESRVGAKLVDIYRTDITPKEQFQAQELLKYSKDYYRKKGVGRPTKKDRRDIDDFTDEASLTEI; translated from the coding sequence ATGCGAATTGATAAGTATTTATGGTGTATTAGATATTACAAAACAAGAACCCTAGCAACAACTGCTTGTAAAAAAGGCCAGGTACGTGTAAATCAGGAAATTGTTAAACCTAGTAGAGAAGTTTATCCTCTGGACACTATTGAGTTAAGAAAGAATCAAATAAACTATAAGCTTACTGTAAATGACATCCCCGAAAGCAGGGTTGGTGCTAAACTGGTTGATATTTATAGAACCGACATTACCCCTAAAGAACAATTTCAAGCTCAAGAACTTTTAAAGTATTCTAAAGATTATTATAGAAAAAAAGGTGTTGGTAGACCTACAAAAAAAGATAGAAGAGATATTGATGATTTTACTGATGAAGCATCCCTGACGGAAATTTAA
- a CDS encoding phosphoribosyltransferase domain-containing protein, with product MAVKNNIILNHNEINHKIRRIAFQIYENNVNEKEVILAGIDKNGYVFAKKLKTVLQKISDIHPILCKVSIDKKNPHSDIETSISSDDYKNKSLVLVDDVLNSGTTLIYGVRHFLNVPLKQFKTAVLVNRNHKKYPVKADFKGISLSTSLHEHVNVVLEGKTFEAVLE from the coding sequence ATGGCTGTTAAGAATAACATCATCCTTAATCATAACGAGATCAATCATAAAATTAGGCGTATTGCTTTTCAGATATATGAAAACAATGTGAATGAAAAAGAAGTCATTCTTGCTGGTATTGATAAGAATGGTTATGTATTTGCAAAAAAATTAAAAACGGTACTTCAAAAAATCTCTGATATACATCCTATTCTTTGTAAAGTTTCCATTGATAAAAAGAATCCCCACTCTGATATTGAAACCTCAATTTCGTCAGACGATTATAAAAATAAGTCTTTGGTACTTGTAGACGATGTTTTAAATTCTGGTACAACTTTGATTTACGGTGTAAGACACTTTTTAAATGTACCTCTTAAGCAATTTAAAACAGCCGTTTTGGTAAATAGGAATCATAAAAAATATCCTGTGAAAGCAGATTTTAAAGGTATTTCTTTATCTACTTCCTTACATGAACATGTTAATGTAGTTCTAGAGGGTAAAACTTTTGAAGCTGTTTTAGAATAG
- a CDS encoding FKBP-type peptidyl-prolyl cis-trans isomerase, producing MKLRKIALIALCSATCFLSCNKDDNNDIPAPVEDRDRDEQQIEDKAALLEYFATHYYNSSEFEALTNPTINDLKITKLVEGTTPPADGTLLSESTKLDTLTVNFANTDYEYYVLKLKQGGGSESPTFADNVVVTYEGTTLSNTIFDSAVNPVNFDLTTLVPGWRKVLPEFNVAEDFIENNDGTVSFVNQGIGVMFLPSGLAYFSNAVTGISAYSPIIFKFGLLQMSQNDHDNDGIPSYLEDLNGDGEFLLDSSADVKDGDNTDGDNVPNYFDNDDDGDGVLTINELERITYTVNTNLGEEEPLLDEKNEFEIERSDDGGVITIKTLKIVDSDNNGNGDHLDEDITINYNN from the coding sequence ATGAAATTAAGAAAAATAGCTTTAATTGCATTATGTTCAGCTACATGTTTTTTATCTTGTAATAAAGATGACAATAATGACATACCTGCTCCTGTTGAAGATAGAGATAGGGATGAACAACAGATTGAAGATAAGGCTGCTCTGTTGGAATATTTTGCTACACATTATTATAATTCAAGTGAATTTGAAGCCCTTACAAATCCAACAATAAATGATTTAAAAATCACTAAACTTGTAGAAGGAACAACACCCCCTGCCGATGGTACATTGCTTTCAGAATCTACAAAATTGGATACCTTAACGGTGAATTTCGCAAATACAGATTACGAATATTATGTACTTAAATTAAAACAAGGAGGAGGAAGTGAATCACCAACTTTTGCAGATAATGTCGTAGTAACATATGAAGGTACGACTTTAAGTAATACTATTTTTGACAGTGCTGTAAACCCTGTGAATTTTGATTTAACAACCCTCGTGCCAGGTTGGAGAAAAGTCCTTCCAGAATTTAATGTAGCAGAAGATTTTATAGAAAATAATGACGGAACTGTTAGTTTTGTAAATCAAGGTATAGGCGTTATGTTTTTACCTTCTGGTTTAGCCTATTTTTCTAATGCAGTAACTGGAATTTCTGCATATTCTCCTATTATTTTTAAGTTTGGATTGCTGCAAATGTCGCAAAATGACCATGATAATGATGGGATTCCTTCTTATTTAGAAGACCTAAACGGAGACGGTGAGTTTTTATTAGATTCATCTGCCGATGTAAAAGATGGCGATAATACAGATGGCGATAACGTTCCAAATTATTTTGATAATGACGATGATGGAGATGGTGTTTTAACCATTAATGAACTGGAACGAATAACTTATACGGTAAATACAAATCTGGGAGAAGAAGAACCTTTACTCGATGAAAAAAATGAGTTTGAAATAGAAAGATCTGATGATGGAGGAGTGATTACTATTAAAACATTAAAGATCGTAGATTCGGATAATAATGGTAATGGTGATCATTTAGACGAAGATATAACTATTAATTATAATAATTAA
- a CDS encoding sulfatase, with protein MTRIKIVFSSLFMGLLLLNCGNSNSQSKTTKPDNLKSKPNVLFIAVDDLRPFLGCYDVGFAQTPEIDKLASEGRLFKNHYVQVATCGASRSSMLRSRYPRTKNELHNKEAFNAIPRGASNLARTMPELFRKNGYETVCIGKISHSDDGWKSKNIEKINENHDLPNTWDKVLTPLGNWKRSLVVAYPNGKDRDDGSGYMPYSLFPDIKDNELPDGMFAETAINQLKTHKKSDKPFFMALGFLKPHLPFVAPKTYYDIYKNVEIPSKNAMQRGETKKANKSAEFYKYKTNRPFERPQGKETLSEKDAQDIRRAYMACVSYTDTQIGKVLKALKENGLSENTVVVLWGDHGWHLGEHNVWGKHTPLESALHSPLIIKIPQQQKRGIATNALAASIDIYPTLIDACNLQNTATYLPLEGTSLLPVINNPNIKVRDDVLSFWRGSATVVNNQYRLIVSGNAPKFNYELYDHKTDPGELKNISEEHTAVTNKLMESLKKTYPSVLVKHNNSN; from the coding sequence ATGACACGTATTAAAATAGTATTTAGTAGTTTATTTATGGGGCTGTTGCTTTTAAATTGTGGTAATTCAAATAGTCAATCTAAAACAACAAAACCTGATAATCTTAAAAGCAAACCAAATGTTTTATTTATTGCTGTTGATGATCTTCGGCCGTTTTTAGGCTGTTATGATGTAGGATTTGCTCAGACACCAGAAATAGATAAATTGGCTTCTGAAGGGCGGTTGTTTAAAAACCACTATGTACAAGTGGCCACTTGTGGTGCATCTAGATCGTCCATGTTGAGAAGTAGGTATCCCAGAACTAAAAATGAGCTTCATAATAAGGAAGCTTTTAATGCTATTCCTCGTGGAGCTTCTAATTTAGCCAGAACGATGCCTGAATTGTTTAGGAAAAATGGTTATGAAACTGTTTGTATTGGTAAAATTTCACATTCTGATGATGGCTGGAAGAGCAAAAATATTGAAAAGATTAATGAGAACCATGATTTACCAAATACCTGGGATAAAGTATTAACACCTTTAGGCAATTGGAAACGATCTTTGGTTGTAGCTTACCCTAATGGCAAAGATCGTGATGATGGTTCTGGCTATATGCCTTATTCATTATTTCCAGATATTAAAGATAATGAACTACCTGACGGGATGTTTGCAGAAACTGCTATAAACCAGCTCAAAACTCACAAAAAATCAGACAAACCCTTTTTTATGGCTTTAGGTTTTTTAAAACCGCATTTACCATTTGTTGCTCCAAAGACATATTATGATATTTATAAAAACGTAGAAATCCCTTCTAAAAATGCCATGCAAAGAGGGGAAACCAAAAAAGCTAACAAGAGTGCTGAATTCTATAAATACAAGACTAATCGTCCTTTTGAAAGACCTCAAGGTAAAGAAACATTATCTGAAAAAGATGCTCAAGACATTCGTAGAGCTTATATGGCTTGTGTAAGTTACACTGACACTCAAATTGGTAAAGTACTAAAGGCCCTCAAGGAAAATGGGCTTTCAGAAAATACTGTTGTGGTACTTTGGGGCGATCATGGTTGGCATCTTGGAGAGCATAATGTCTGGGGGAAGCACACGCCTCTAGAAAGCGCTCTACATAGCCCATTAATTATAAAAATACCTCAGCAACAAAAACGAGGCATAGCAACTAATGCTTTGGCAGCTTCAATTGATATTTATCCAACATTAATAGATGCATGTAATTTGCAAAATACGGCTACCTATCTCCCTTTGGAAGGCACATCTCTACTGCCTGTTATTAACAACCCTAATATTAAAGTTAGAGATGATGTGCTTAGTTTTTGGAGAGGTTCTGCGACGGTTGTAAACAACCAATACAGACTCATTGTGTCTGGCAATGCTCCTAAGTTTAATTATGAGTTATATGATCACAAAACAGATCCTGGCGAATTAAAAAATATTTCAGAAGAACATACAGCTGTTACCAATAAACTTATGGAATCATTAAAAAAGACTTACCCATCTGTTCTTGTAAAGCATAACAATTCTAATTAA
- a CDS encoding glycoside hydrolase family 2 protein, translated as MNIFFKRVVTVAIFLSYICLTAQIPALQDRSFVKLDHWKFSKGIDNQGHLLTKSDLSWQDVIVPHSYSMDAIKGIGYYKGQAWYRTILKVPESMKEERIFIRFEGVGQEAIVYLNGEKIGKHVGGYSAFCFEVTDKIKFEGKNVLAVNVTNAPSFKRIPVDDALFNHYGGIYRPVQMFSTPKCNITPTYFASSGVFIEATEVKSNKAKLEIRTHISNQSSLNEVKIKYIIRNKASEIVSEAERLFETIGKDLIATNHMELDRPILWNGKLNPYQYSLEVQLFCGNTIDKITQKFGVKTYQIDSSKGFILNDEPYNLHGVCKHQEREDVGPAMNKGQLVEDMELIDEIGATVLRLSHYQHSDKTYELADEKGILVWAEIPFVHDWSGREGSNAKQQLQELILQNYNHPSIFVWGLWNEVRAWSGEKTPSVVLTKELKKLSHELDKTRLTISASDRDIVSTMGGITDLQAWNKYFGWYTPAIEGLSNWLDSSHKKFPNTTISISEYGAGGNIQHQDINKLEKPKGMYFPEQFQTEYHEKSWEIIKNRPFVWSSFVWNMFDFSVAGWNRGGVRNLNHKGLITFDRKVKKDAFYFYKANWSDKPVLYIAERRHKDRTQEKTSVKVYTNLSKVTLYVNDKKIKTQKLTSDINSIVFNDIQLKEGNNSIKVISKGNSLKLEDSVIWTLKKSGLALN; from the coding sequence ATGAACATTTTTTTTAAAAGAGTCGTTACAGTAGCTATTTTTTTATCTTATATATGCTTAACGGCTCAAATACCCGCCTTACAAGATAGAAGTTTTGTAAAATTAGACCACTGGAAATTTTCAAAAGGAATAGATAATCAAGGACATCTATTGACTAAAAGTGATTTGAGTTGGCAAGATGTGATTGTACCACATAGCTATTCCATGGATGCCATTAAAGGCATTGGGTATTACAAGGGACAAGCATGGTATAGAACAATACTTAAGGTACCAGAATCTATGAAAGAGGAGCGTATTTTTATTCGCTTTGAAGGTGTAGGTCAAGAAGCTATTGTCTATTTAAATGGTGAAAAAATAGGAAAGCACGTTGGCGGATATTCCGCATTTTGCTTTGAAGTAACTGATAAAATAAAATTTGAAGGAAAAAATGTGTTAGCTGTAAATGTAACTAACGCTCCTAGCTTTAAGCGGATTCCAGTTGACGATGCTTTGTTCAATCATTATGGAGGTATTTATAGGCCCGTTCAAATGTTTTCAACACCTAAATGCAATATAACACCAACATATTTTGCATCTTCAGGTGTTTTTATTGAAGCTACGGAGGTAAAATCAAATAAAGCTAAGCTAGAAATACGCACCCATATTTCTAATCAATCTTCGTTAAATGAAGTCAAGATTAAATATATTATAAGAAATAAGGCAAGCGAGATTGTGAGTGAAGCCGAGAGGTTGTTTGAGACGATTGGAAAAGATTTAATTGCCACAAACCATATGGAGTTAGATCGTCCTATACTTTGGAATGGAAAACTAAATCCATATCAATATAGTTTAGAAGTTCAGTTGTTTTGTGGAAATACTATTGATAAAATCACTCAAAAATTTGGTGTAAAAACATACCAAATAGATAGTAGTAAAGGTTTTATTTTAAATGACGAACCTTATAATTTGCATGGGGTATGTAAGCATCAAGAACGAGAAGACGTTGGTCCAGCCATGAATAAAGGGCAGTTAGTTGAAGATATGGAACTTATTGATGAAATTGGTGCTACAGTTTTAAGGTTGTCACATTACCAGCATTCTGATAAAACCTATGAACTGGCTGACGAAAAAGGAATTTTAGTTTGGGCAGAAATTCCATTTGTTCATGATTGGAGCGGAAGAGAAGGAAGTAATGCAAAACAACAATTACAAGAACTTATTTTACAAAACTATAATCATCCAAGCATATTTGTTTGGGGCTTATGGAATGAAGTACGTGCATGGAGTGGAGAAAAGACTCCTTCTGTAGTTTTAACTAAAGAATTAAAGAAGTTATCACATGAATTAGATAAAACCAGGTTGACCATCTCTGCTAGTGATAGAGATATTGTATCGACTATGGGCGGAATTACGGATTTGCAAGCATGGAATAAATATTTTGGCTGGTACACGCCAGCTATTGAAGGGCTTTCAAATTGGCTAGACTCATCCCATAAAAAATTTCCAAATACAACCATTAGCATTAGTGAATATGGTGCAGGAGGAAATATTCAACACCAAGATATAAATAAGTTGGAGAAGCCCAAAGGCATGTATTTCCCTGAGCAGTTTCAAACAGAATATCATGAGAAGAGTTGGGAAATAATAAAAAACCGTCCATTTGTTTGGAGTTCTTTTGTTTGGAATATGTTCGATTTCTCTGTTGCCGGATGGAATCGTGGAGGAGTAAGAAACCTTAACCATAAGGGGCTAATTACTTTTGACAGGAAAGTAAAAAAGGATGCTTTTTATTTTTACAAAGCGAATTGGAGTGATAAACCAGTTTTATATATAGCCGAAAGAAGACATAAAGATAGAACTCAAGAAAAAACGTCTGTAAAAGTGTATACAAACTTAAGTAAAGTGACTTTATATGTAAATGATAAGAAGATTAAAACGCAAAAGTTAACTTCAGATATTAATAGTATCGTATTTAATGATATTCAACTTAAAGAGGGAAATAATAGTATTAAAGTAATCTCAAAAGGAAATTCTTTGAAATTAGAAGATAGTGTTATTTGGACTTTAAAAAAATCGGGTTTAGCTTTGAATTAA